The following are from one region of the Ochotona princeps isolate mOchPri1 chromosome 4, mOchPri1.hap1, whole genome shotgun sequence genome:
- the ANKRD49 gene encoding ankyrin repeat domain-containing protein 49, with protein sequence MENVNVEGAETPDPEHPFDFPEHFNQLELLETHRHLIPTGAHSLWVGNSDDDEEQEQSEEWYQQQEKSMENDPGKLLLWAAEKNRLSTVQRILSEKASLVNTRDEDQYTPLHRAAYGGHLDIARELIAHGADVHAVTVDGWTPLHSACKWNNASVASFLLQHDADINAQTKGLLTPLHLAAGNKDSRDTLELLLMNRYIEPGLKNNLEETAFDIAKRSSIYHYLFEVVEGCTNSSPQS encoded by the exons ATGGAAAACGTTAATGTAGAAGGTGCTGAGACTCCAGACCCAGAGCATCCCTTTGATTTTCCTGAACACTTTAACCAGCTTGAACTATTGGAAACACATAGACACCTCATTCCTACTGGCGCTCACAGTCTCTGGGTGGGCAATTCTGACGACGACGAAGAGCAAGAGCAAAGCGAAGAGTGGtatcaacagcaagaaaaatcaatggaaaacGATCCAGGCAAATTGCTTCTTTGGGCTGCTGAAAAAAATCgg CTTTCTACAGTGCAGAGAATACTCTCTGAGAAGGCCAGTCTTGTGAACACCAGGGATGAAGATCAGTACACCCCGCTCCATCGAGCAGCCTATGGCGGGCACCTGGACATTGCTCGTGAGCTGATCGCTCATGGGGCGGATGTGCACGCGGTCACTGTCGATGGCTGGACACCCTTGCACAGCGCTTGTAAGTGGAATAATGCCAGCGTGGCTTCTTTCTTACTTCAGCACGACGCAGATATCAATGCCCAGACAAAAGGCCTCTTGACCCCCTTGCATCTTGCTGCCGGAAACAAAGACAGCAGAGACACTCTTGAACTCCTCCTTATGAACCGTTACATCGAGCCAGGCCTGAAAAACAACCTGGAGGAAACTGCATTTGACATTGCCAAGAGGTCAAGTATCTACCATTACCTCTTTGAAGTCGTGGAAGGCTGCACAAATTCTTCACCTCAATCTTAA